DNA from Streptomyces sp. NBC_01476:
GTCCCATGACCGGGGCCCGGCCACGGTTTGGGAGCGCGGGCGGCCTGCTGGTAGCCTGGGGCGCTGTGCCTCGTGCCCTCTACCCGAGGCCGCACCCCGCGGAACCCCCGCGGGACTCCTTATTGATACGAACCTGAGAAGGCTCTTTCGTGGCGAACATCAAGTCCCAGATCAAGCGCAACAAGACCAACGAGAAGGCGCGCCTGCGCAACAAGGCCGTCAAGTCGGAGCTGAAGACCGCCATCCGCCGCACCCGCGAGGCCGTGGCCGCCGGTGACGCCGAGAAGGCCACCGCGGCTGCCCGGGTCGCCGCGCAGAAGCTCGACAAGGCCGTCAGCAAGGGCGTCATCCACAAGAACCAGGCCGCCAACAAGAAGTCGGCGCTGGCCCACTCGGTCACCGCGCTCCAGGGCTGATCACCCTCCGCCTCGGTACGCTCCGCGGCACCGCCGGAAACCGGACACAGCGGCCCCTCTACCGCCCGGACCGGCACCGCCCGGACCGACCGCGCCGCACGCGGACGTTCGCCACGTGGCTGCGACGCGACCAGAGGCACTGAACCATCCAGCGCCCGCCCGGTAACTCCCGGGCGGGCGCTGCGTTTTACCCCCTGTTCTCGGCTCATGTCGACGCCGGAGCAGCCGGACCGCTCGCCGTACTCCCCGCCCGCGACCCCTCGGACACCTCAGGCCCCCCAGCCACCTCAGGCTCCCCCGGCCCCTCTGCCGCCTCAGAGCCCCGGCCCGGCGCCGGGTGCCGGCGGCTACGGGGCGCCCGTGCCGCCGCAGCACAACCCGTACGCCCAGCCGAGCCCCTACGCTCCGCAGCCGGCCCCGCCGTACTACGGCGCGACACCGGCGGGAGGCGCGCTGCCGGGAGCCGTGTTGCCGGGAGGCGCGCTACCGGGGGCCGCGCTGCCGGGAGCGCCAGGGCAGGCCGGCGGCCGGGGCGGGGCCGGGAAGGCGGTGCTGTGGGCGGTGGTCGGCGCGGTGGTGGCCTCGGCGCTGTGGGGCGGCGGGGTGCTGCTCCTCGGCAAGGACTCCGGGAGTTCGCCCGGCCCGCTGCACGGCTACGCGATCACCCAGAACCTCTGCACCAGCACCGACCTGTCGTCCTTCAAGGGCACCTATCCGCAGGAGGACGACAGCCCCAGCGACTACACGATCACCGGCAAGGCGGTCGACGACATGTCGTGCAGCCAGGGCCTGGAGATACCGGGCTCCAGCTACGCGGACGCGTATCTGTACGTCAGCTACGCGCTGCACAAGAAGACCGATCCGGGTCCGGAGTTCACCGACACCTGGCTCGGCTACACCCAGCAGCGCGACTCGAAGTACGTGGTCAAGCCGGTCAGCGGCTTCGGCGACGAGGCGTATCTGGTCACCGAGGACACCGTGGCGGACAGCGGCTCCGGCGGCTCCAGTGGCTCGGACAGCGGCGGCGACCGCTATGTGACGCTCGCGGTGCGGGAGGGCTGGATGACCTTCTCGATGAACTGGAGCCAGTTCGCGTCCTCGCTCGACGCGGACTCCGGCAAGACGATCCCGTCGCTGGACGACGCGACGCGGTGGGTGAAGACGGCGACGACCGCGACGCTGGCGGGGCTGAAGAAGTAGGTGCCCGCTCCCGGGGACTTCCGGGGAACTCCCGGGGGGGCTCCCCGGGGAAACGGGATGCGGGATGCGGGATGCGGGGTCTCCCCGGGGTCAGGAGCGGGCGCGCGACGCCCGGGCGATGGTGACGACCGCCTTCTCCAGGGCGTAGGCGGGATCGGCGCTGCCGCCCTTGACCGCCGCGTCGGCGTCGGCGACCGCGCGCAGCGCCACCGAGACGCCGTCCGCGGTCCAGCCGCGGATCTGCTGGCGCACCCGGTCGATCTTCCACGGCGGCATCCCGAGGTCGCGGGCGAGCTGGCCGGGGTTGGCGCCGCGCGGGGCGGAGGCGAGCTTGCCGATGGCCCGTACCCCGGAGGCGAGCGCGAAGGTGATGCCGGGCAGCGGCTGGCCCACCGACAGCGCCCAGCGCAGCCGCTCCAGGGCCTCGGCGGTCCGTCCGGTGACCGCGAGGTCGGCGACCTCGAAGCCGGTGGCCTCGGCGCGGCCGGTGTAGTAACGGGCGACCACCGCGACATCGATGGTGCCGTCCACGTCGGCGGTCAACTGGGCGCAGGCGCTGGCGAGTTCCCGCAGGTCGCTGCCGATCGCGTCGACCAGCGCCTGGGTGGCCTCGGGGGTCGCGGACCGGCCGAGGGTACGGAACTCACCGCGTACGAACGCCAGCCGGTCGGCCGGCTTGGTCATCTTCGGGCAGGCCACTTCCCGGGCGCCCGCCTTGCGGGCCGCCTCCAGCAGCGCCTTGCCCTTGGCTCCCCCGGCGTGCAGCAGCACCAGGGTGATCTCCTCGGCGGGCGCGGCCAGATACGCCTTGACGTCCTTGACGGTGTCCGCCGAGAGGTCCTGGGCGTTGCGCACCACGATGACCTTCCGCTCGGCGAAGAGCGAGGGGCTGGTCAGCTCGGCGAGCGTCCCCGGCTGCACCGCCTCGGGCGCCAGATCCCGTACGTCGGTATCGGCGTCCACGGCACGCGCGGCGGTCACCACCTCGCGCACCGCGCGGTCCAGCAGCAGGTCTTCCTGACCCACGGCAAGGGTGAGCGGTGCGAGCGGATCGTCTGAAGCGGTCTTCCTGGCCATTTGCGGTCCAGCATCCCACGGGGGTCCGACAGCGCGGGTACGGGGCGGCCGGCGGGGGCAGCGGGCGGGGATCGGCATCGGGGACAATGCCGTGGTGAGCGACGTACGACATGTGCTGGTGCTGCCCGACCGTGATGCCGCGGAGGAGGTCGCCGGGGAGCTGGCCGCCCGTTTCCGGCTGCCGGAGGAGCCCCGGCTGGTCCGGGACGCGCTGGCCGGGGAGGACGACGCCGAGGACGCGCAGTGGCTGGTGGTCGTGGAGGACCCGGGCGCCGCGCTGCGGCCGACCGAGCTGGACGCGCTGGCCGCGGAGCACGAGGGCTGGCTGGAGCGGTGAGCGGCCACGGGGTGCCCGGCCGGTTCTGGCCGCCGCGCTAAGCCGGTTCGGTCTGCGGGGCGGTGGCCGCCGGGAGGTCCGGCGTCGGGGGCAGGGCGAGGCCCGGTCCAGCGTGGACGCCGGTCCACCCGGCGAGCCCGACCGGGTGTGCGGAACCGGGGGAAGCGGAAGCCGCGCCGGGCGGGCGGAAATCCGGCGTGCGAGCGGTCCCGCGACGCGGAAACGCCGTTCCCGGCGCACGCCCCGCGCACACCGGATGCCTCCGTTCTCCCTCTGCGCCGGGTTCTTCGCCGATGTCCTTCTTGTCCCCCGGCTCGTTGGCAGGGTGCGGCTCAACCACCGCGCTATGGACGCCCCTCCCCGCTACCGCACTGTTGGAGGTCGACATGTCCACCGGTCCGCAGAAATACCCCGGCGCCGACACCGCGCACTGGTACCAGAACACGTTCTCCAGCGACGCCATGGAGACCAACGTCGTGGTCTGGCACTCCACCGAGGGCACCACGCTCCCGGACTACGACGGCGGCTCAACCGCCCCGAACCTGACGGCTGTTCCGGACTTCAAGGCCCAGAAGCTCGTCTGGTACCAGCACTTCGACATCGACCGGTCCTCCCGCGCGCTGGTCAACCTGACCGGCGGCGTGGAGACCAACACCCTCAACGTCGTCCAGGTCGAGATCGTCGGCACCTGCGACCCGGGCATCCACAAGAAGTGGGGCAGCACCGCGCACCTGTACATGGCGGACCTGCCCGCCTGGGTGATCCGGGACCTCGCGGACTTCGCCCGGTGGGCCCACGACAACCACGGCGTGCCCCTCACCTCCGGCGTGTCCTGGAAGGCGTACAGCGCCTCGTACGGGGCGGACAACGGCGTCCGGATGTCCTCCTCGCACTGGGAGTCCTTCCGCGGCCACTGCGGCCACCAGCACGTCCCGGAGAACCTCCACGGCGACCCCGGGGCTTTCCCGATGGCCGCGATCCTGGCGAAGGCGGGGGCCAACGCGGTCGCCGTCCCGGCGGGCTCCGCGGGCGCGGTCAAGCCGAAGGTCTCGCTGAAGAACGTCGTCGCGGCGGCCAAGGCCGACCCGCCGGTCCGGCAGGGCAAGACCTCGCACCCGGCCGATGTGAAGCCGGTGGAGGCCGCCCTGCGCAAGCTCGGCTACCTCGGCGCCGCCTACGCCACGGACGGCGCCTACGGCACCACCACGGTGGCCGCGTACGCCGCCTACCAGCGGAACCTCGGCTACTCCGGCAAGGACGCCGACGGCATCCCGGGCGCGACCTCCCTGAAGAAACTCGCCGCCGCGTCAGGGCTGTTCACGGTCACGGCGTAACGACCGGGACCAGCCCGGGGCGAAGGTCCTGCCAGGGCGGCCGTCCCCGCACCGACTCCAACCGGCCGGGCGTATGCGCGGGTTGTACGGTCCGAGCACCCCATGCCGAAGGAGACTCCATGGCCGACTACGTAACCGTCCTCACCACCACCGACGACCCCGCGAAGGCGGACACCCTGGCAACCGGCGCCGTCGAAGCGAAACTGGCCGCCTGCGCCCAGATCGAAGGCCCGATCACCAGCGTCTACCGCTGGCAGGGCGCGCTCCAGAAGGACCAGGAGTGGCGCATCCTCTTCAAAACAACCGCCGAGCGCTACCCCGACCTGGAGGCCCACCTCAAGGCCCACCACGACTACACCACCCCCGAAATCATCGCCACCCCGATCACCCACGGCAGCGCCGCCTACCTCTCCTGGATCACCACCGAAACCACCCACCCCTGACCACCCCAACAGCCCTGTCCCGGACGGGCCGCGGCGGGGTGAAGCAGTCAGTTTTTCTGGCCGGTGAGGGTGGTGCGGAGGGTTGAGGGGGTGGTGCCGCTGACGGCGATCGGGCCGTCGCGGTCGGTGCGCAGAACGAGTGCGCCCAGGGCGCGGAGGGTGGTGATGGTGCGGGCGGCGGGGTGGCCGTAGGGGTTGTCGGTGCCGACGCTGATGAGGGCGAGGCGGGGGTGGGCCCGGGCGAGGAGGGCGGGGTCCTGGTAGGCGGAGCCGTGGTGGGCGACCTTGAGGACGTCCACCCGGGGCAGGGCGGGCTCCTCCGTCAGCACCTCCTGCTGGGTGTCCGGCTCCAGGTCCCCCATCAGCAGCAGCGTCAGCCCCGCGCTGTGCACCAGCAGGGCGACGCTCGCGTCGTTGGGGTTGTCGTCAGGCAACGCGTCCGCCGCCGGCGGTGGCCACAGCACCCGCCACGCCAGGGGGCCGATGCTCCGCTCCTCCCCCGTCGCTGCCACCACCACCGGGATCCCGGCGGCCGCTGCCTCCCGCCGCACCTGCGCGTACTGCCCGGCGGGCTCGTCGAGCACCGTTGTCTCGATCGCGCCGACGCTGCGGCCGTGCAGTACGCCGGGGAGGCCGTCCACGTGGTCGGCGTGGAAGTGGGTCAGGATCAGCAGCGGGATCCGGCGGACCCGCAGGTCGCGCAGGCAGCGGTCGGCCTTCGCCGGATCGGGTCCTGCGTCCACCACCACGGCCTCCCCCGGGCCCGCGGCGAGCGCCAGCGCGTCGCCCTGGCCGACGTCGCACATCGCGAACCGCCAGTCGCCCGGCGGCCAGCGCGCCACCAGACGGGGCATCGGGACCGGACGGAGCAGGGCGAGGAGCAGCAGAAGCGCGCAGGCCACCGCCGTCCACGGCCGGTGGAACAGCCGCTTTCCGCTCACCACGGCGGCGACCGTCACCAAAGCCAGCAGCGCGGCTCCCCACCGGCCACCGGGCCAGGCGATATCCGCGCCAGGCAGAGCGGCGCCGTGCCGGGCGACCGCCGCGATCCACTGCGCGGGCCAGCCGGCCAGCCAGGCCAGGGCGTGCGCGGCCGGCGGCGCCACCGGAGTGGCCAGCAGGGCGGCGAACCCGAGCACCGTCGCGGCACCCACCGCGGGCTCGGCCAGCAAATTGCAGGGCACCCCGACCAGGCTGAGCCGCGCGGTCAGCAGCACGATCACCGGCCCGCAGACAGCCTGAGCGGCAGCCGCTGCCGCCAGCCCCTCCGCCAGTCTCGCGGGCACCCCGCGGGCTCGCAGCGCCGCGCTCCACCGCGGGGCCAGTGTCAGGAGGGACCCGGTGGCCAGGACGGAGAGGACGAAGCCGTAGGACTTCGCCAGCCCCGGCTGGTACAGCACCAGTACGAGGACGGCCGCGGCCAGTGCGGGCAGCAGGGATCGGCGGCGGCCGGTGCCGATGGCCAGCAGGGTGATCAGGCCGCAGACGGCGGCCCGCAGCACACTCGGCGAAGGGCGGCAGAGCAGGGTGAAGCCGAGGGTGACGGCCACTCCCGCGCAGGCGGTCCACCGCAGCGGCAGGCCCAACGAGGCGGCAAGACCCCGGCGTTCGGCCCTGATCGCCCGGCCCGGTGGACCGATCAGCAGGATCAGCAGAATCGTGAGGTTGGCACCGGAGACGGCCGTCAGATGGGAGAGATCGGTGGTGCGGAAGGCGGCGGTCAGAGCCGGGTCGAGGGCGGAGGTGTCGCCGATCACCAGCCCCGGGAGGAGCCCGCGGGCGTCCTTCGGGAGGGGTGCGGCGGCCTCCCGCAGACCGGCGCGGAGGCGGACGGCCACGCGCTGGGCGCCGCTGGGGCCGGCGGTGACGGCCGGTGGACCCGTGGGGTGCAGGACCGCCGCCACGTCGTCGTCCTTCCTGCCGGGGGGCGCGAACCGGGCGGTGGCGGTCACCGTGCTGGACGGCACCAGGGCCAGCCACTTCCGGGCGCTGCTCCCGGCGGTCAGCACGACCACGGGCGTACGTACCCGGTGCGCCCCGACCCGCTCGACCGTCCCCCGCACCACGACGGACCGCGTCCGGCCGGGAAAGGCGCCCGCACCCGGCCCCTCCCCCGTCTCGAACGGGTCGCCGTCCACCCGCAGGGTCACCTCCGCGGTCGACCCCTCGCGGGCCAGGGCCGGTACGGGTCCCCGGGTCAGGTCGGAGCGACCCAGCGCGGCGACCCAGGCCGCCACCAGTGCGCACAGGACCGCGGCCACCACGGCGGGCCACAGCCCCGGTTTCCGCCGGGCCACAAGACCGGCGACCGCACCACCGGCGGCGACCATCCCCACCGTGCCCGGAGCCGGCCCCACCGCCGCCGCGCCCCAGGCTGCCAGCGCGGGCGCCAGCAGCCGCAGGTCGGGCGGCCCCTCCTGCCGCGGATTCGAGGCGCCCAGCGGTGAGGCCGCGGCGGCGTGCACGGCGGCCCGCTCGGGAACCACGGGGCCGGGTGTCGCCTGCTCAGGGCTGCCGTCGGCCGAGGACCGGACCTCCTCCGGCGGAGGATCCGGCCGCCGCGCTCGGCGATCGGGGCCGGTGACCGGGGGCGCGGTCTTCATGGGTGGACCAGTGGTTGGAGGGTGGCGTACTTGCGGGGGCCGATGCCGGGGATCTGGCGGAGCTGCTGCGGGTCGGTGAAGCCGCCGTGCTGGGTGCGGTAGTCGAGGATGTGCTGAGCCAGTACGGGGCCGACGCCGGGGAGCGCGTCGAGTTGGGCGGCGGTGGCGGAGTTGAGGCTCACCGGGGTGCCCGGGTTGCCCGGGCCGCCCGGGGCCGCGGCGGAGTCCGCCGAGGTGGCGGCCGGGGGCGGAGTGACGCCGACGAGGATCTGTTCGCCGTCGGTGACCTGGCGGGCGAGGTTGAGGGAGGTGGTGTCGGTGCCGGGGAGCGGGCCGCCGGCAGCGGTGAGGGCGTCGGCGACGCGGGCGCCCTTGGGGAGTTGGCGTAAGCCGGGTCGTGCCACCTTTCCGGCGATGTCGACGGTCACCCGGGAGGGCGAGGCAGAAGGGGACGGGAAGGGGGCGGGCCTGGCGGCGGGGGTGGGGAGACGCGCGGCGACGGGGACTTGGACGGTGCGGGGGCGGCCGGTCCAGTAATGGTGAAAAGCGAGCCCGCCGGCCACCGCGAGCACCACCGTCAGCGCGAGCACGGTCCGGAATTCGAGCCCGCAGCGGACGAAGAGCCACTGCCGGAGCTGTCCTAGCCGCCCGCCGGGGAGGGGCGGGCCCGCGGGCGCGTCGGGGGTGATCAGCGCGTCGGGGGTGGGAAGGGTGCGGGCAGCGGTAGGGGATTCGGTGGCAGCAGGCGTCTCGGTGGCGGGTCCGTCGGTGGCCGCGGGCTCTTCCGGGGGCCCGCCGAAGAGCGCGCCGGCCCGCTCCCGCAGCCGTGCCGCCGCCTCCGCCTTGCGCGGCGCCCGTACCGTGTCCAGCCTCGTCGATGTGTTCATGCATTCGATGCTGGACCCCGGCGAGGGCCGCGAACGATCACGGTGGAAATCTGTGGAAAACAGCTCGCCTGTGGATAACTCGGTCAACCGTGTGGGTGACCCGCCGCGCCGAGCGGAACGGTGAGCGGTGGCGGTGGGGGGCGGCACGGCCGGTCGGTACGGCTGGTCGGTCGGTACGGACCAGTACGGCGATCAGTACGGCGAGATGACCACGCCGAGCAGGCCCGGGCCCGCGTGTGCCCCGATGACCGCGCCGACCTCGCTCACCACCAGATCCTCCAGGCCCGGCACCCGCTCCCGCAGCCGCTCCGCCAGCAGCGCCGCCCGGTCCGCCGCGGCGAGGTGGTGGACGGCCAGGGCGACCCGCCGCGTCCCCGCCTGGCTCACCACGATCTCCTCAAGCCGCGTGATCGCCTTGGACGCGGTGCGGACCTTCTCCAGCAGCTCGATCCGCCCGTCCGCGAGGCGGAGCAGCGGCTTCACCGCGAGCGCGGAGCCGAAGAGTGCCTGGGCCGCGCCGATGCGGCCGCCGCGGCGCAGATAGTCGAGGGTGTCGACGTAGAAGTACGCGGAGGTGTCCGCGGCCCGCTTCTCGGCCGCCGCGACGACCTCGTCCGGGTCGGCGCCGCTCTCCGCGGCGAGCGCGGCGGCCAGCACGGTGAAGCCGAGGGCCATCGCGACGACGCCGGTGTCCACGACCCGGACCGGGACGGGTGACTCCTTCGCGGCGATCAGCGCCGCGTCGTACGTACCGGACATGTCGGCGGAGAGGTGGAGCGAGACGATCGCGTCCGCGCCGGACGCGGCGACGGCCTCGTAGACGGCGGAGAACTCGGCGGGGCTGGGGCGTGAGGTGGTGACCGGGTGGCGCCGCTGCAGGGCGTGTGCGACGGCCGGGGCGGAGATTTCGGTGCCCTCTTCGAAGGCTTCGTCGCCGATGACGACGGTGAGGGGTACGACCGAGATGCCGTGCCGGGTCAGCGGCTCCGGTGCCAGGTAGGCCGTGGAATCCGTGACGATGGCGACGTGCGGGGACATGAGCGGGAGGTTACCTGGGTGCGGGGGGAAGGTGACAGTTCGGGCTCGCGTCATGCTGCCCTCAATCGCCGGGCGGGCTCGGTACGGGTGCGGGTTCGCCGTGGCTGTCCTCAATCGCCGGACAGGCTCAAAGGGCACGTGCCCTGGGCGGCTTCTCTGCCCTCAAACGCCGGGCGGGCTGATGGGTGCCGGACGTTGGCCAGACTGACCGATGCCGGACCCTCGCGGCCCCCTCTGCCCTCAAACGCCGGGCGGGCTGATGAGTGCCGGACGTTGGCCAGAGTGACAATGCCGGACCTTCGCGGCTCCGCTGCCCTCAAACGCCGGGCGGGCTGATGGGTGCCGGACGTCGGCCAGGCGGTGCCGGTGGGACAGGCACCGGCGTCAGAGGCCCGCGGGGCCCAGTTTGTGGGGGGTTGGAGGGTCCGCCGGGGGGTCGACGGGGGCCCAGTGGCGGAGGGCGCCCGCTTCGAGGTCGATGTCGCGGGTGAGGGCCGCGAGGTCGTCGTCGGCGAAGCGGTGGGCGCGGTCCTGGGCCGCCCAGCGGAGGGCGTCGGCGGAGTGGGTGATGCGGTGGGCGCGGTCGGTGAGGGAGGGGAGGCGGGTGGCGAGGCGACCGCGGTCCGGCTCCAGTTCGAGGAGTTTGAGCTCGGCGTCGAGGGCGCCCGCGTGCTCGCTGAGGCGGTCGAGGAGGGCCGCGGCCTCGGTGAGGGAGGGGTCGTCGCCACGGGAGGCTTCGAGGGCCCGGTAGGTGGAGTCGATGGAGGTACGCAGTTCGAGGCGGAGCCGGACGACGTCCCGGGCCGGGCCGGGGACGGTGTAGCGGCGGGCGCGCAGCCTGCCGTCCTCCATCACGCGGCGGGCCTGGGCGCCACTGCGGCGGACTCCGTGCTTGACCGCCCGTACCGTCCGCACGGTCGCGACCACCGCGAGGGTCAGGAACACGAGGAAGAGCACGAGCACGATGACGCCGGCGGTCTCCACGGGCAACCCCTCTGCATACGGCGGGCATACGGCGGGCACGGCACGCAGCCTCCTCCCACCGTAACCGCACGGGGCAGGCCCGCGGATCCGTACGGACCCCGAACCTGGCCCATGCGGCTCCCCAGGGGCCCGCCGAGCCAGCCCCACGCGGCTTCCCAGGGACCCGCCCAAGCCTGCCCCGCATAAGCGAGCCCGCCGCTCAAGCGAGCCCGCCGCTCAAGCAAGCCTGCCGCCCGAACCGGCCCGCCCCGCAAAGGCAAGCCCGCCGCCCGAAACCGGCCCGCACCCTCACCAGCGCCGCACCAAAAAGCGCCGCCCCCCTCACACCACGATGTTGACCAGCTTCGGCGCCCGCACGATCACCTTGCGCACCGCGGCGCCGCCCAGCGCCGCGACCACCGCGGGATCGGCCAGCGCGGCCGCCTCCAGGTCGGCGTCCGAGACCGTCGGCGAGACCTCCAGGCGGGCCTTGACCTTGCCCTTGATCTGGACGACGCAGGTGACCGTCTCGTCCTGGACCAGGGCCGGGTCGGCGACCGGGAAGTCCTCGTGGGCCAGCGAGCCGGTGTGCCCCAGCCGGGACCACAGCTCCTCGGCGATGTGCGGGGCCAGCGGGGCGATCAGCAGCACCAGCGGTTCGGCGACGGAGCGCGGCACCGCGCCAGGCGAGGTGCGGGTCAGGTGGTTGTTCAGCTCGGTGATCTTGGCGATGGCGGTGTTGAAGCGCAGGCCCGCCATGTCGGCGGTGACCCCGTCGATCGCCTTGTGCAGGGCGCGCAGGGTCGCCTCGTCGGGCTCGGTGTCCACCACGGTGACCTCGCCGGTCGCCTCGTCGACGACATTGCGCCACAGCCGCTGCAGCAGCCGGTACTGGCCGACGACCGCGCGGGTGTCCCAGGGGCGGGAGACGTCCAGCGGGCCCATCGCCATCTCGTACAGGCGCAGGGTGTCCGCGCCGTACTCGGCGCAGATCTCGTCCGGGGTGACCGCGTTCTTCAGCGACTTGCCCATCTTGCCCAGCACCCGGGTGACCCGCTGGTCCTGGTAGAAGTACGCGCCGTCGCGCTCCTCGACCTCGGCCGCCGGGACCGCGATGCCGCGCGCGTCACGGTAGACGAACGCCTGGATCATGCCCTGGTTGTACAGCTTGTGGAACGGTTCGTACGACGAGACGTGCCCCAGGTCGTACAGCACCTTGTGCCAGAAGCGGGAGTACAGCAGGTGCAGTACGGCGTGCTCGGCGCCGCCGACGTACAGGTCGACACCGCCGGCCGGCTGTCCCTCGCGCGGGCCCATCCAGTACGCCTCGGCGTCCGGGGCGACCAGCTGCTCGCTGTTGTGCGGGTCCAGGTAGCGCAGCTCGTACCAGCAGGAGCCGGCCCAGTTGGGCATGGTGTTGGTCTCGCGGCGGTATGTGCGTACGCCGTTGCCGTCGCCCAGGTCCAGCTCGACGGTGACCCAGTCCGCGTTGCGGGACAGCGGGGTCTCCGGGGAGGTGTCGGCGTCGTCCGGGTCGAAGGTGCGGGGGCTGTAGTCGTCGACCTCGGGCAGTTCGACGGGCAGCTGCTCGTCGGGGACGGCGTGCGCCGTGCCCTCCTCGTCGTAGACGATCGGGAAGGGCTCGCCCCAGTACCGCTGGCGGCTGAACAGCCAGTCGCGCAGGCGGTAGTTGACGGTGCCCTCGCCCAGACCGCGCTCTTCCAGCCAGGCGGTGATGGCGGCCTTGGCCTCGACCACGCCCAGGCCGTCCAGCGAGATGTCGGCGCGGGCCGAACCGATGATCCTGGCGTCATAGGACGCGAAGGCGTCGTCCCAGGTCTCCGGGTCGGTGCCGCGGCCGTCGGTGGGCTCCACCACGCAGCGCATCGGCAGTTCGAAGGCGCGGGCGAAGGCGAAGTCGCGGGAGTCGTGCGCGGGCACCGCCATGATCGCGCCGGTGCCGTAGCCCATCAGCACGTAGTCGGCGATGAAGACCGGGACGGGCTTGTCGGTGACCGGGTTGACGGCGTAGGCGCCGGTGAAGACGCCGGTCTTCACCTTGGCCTCGGCCTGCCGCTCGACGTCGGACTTCGACGCGGCCTGCTTGCGGTAGGCGGCGACCGCCTCGGCGGGTGTGGCGTGGCCGCCGGTCCACACCGGGTGGGCGTCCTCCGGCCACGCGTCCGGCACGATGGCGTCCACCAGGTCGTGCTCGGGCGCCAGCACCATGTAGGTGGCGCCGAACAGGGTGTCCGGGCGGGTGGTGAAGACGGTGACCGGGCGGTCGGCGCCGGGCACCGGGAAGTCCACCCGAGCGCCTTCGCTGCGGCCGATCCAGTTCCGCTGCTGCAGCTTGATCGCCTCGGGCCAGTCCAGGGCGTCCAGGTCGGCCAGCAGCCGGTCGGCGTAGGCGGTGATCCGCATCTTCCACTGGCGCAGGTTCGCCTTGAAGACCGGGAAGTTGCCGCGCTCGGAGCGGCCCTCGGCGGTGACCTCCTCGTTGGCCAGCACGGTGCCCAGGCCGGGACACCAGTTGACCGGCGACTGGGCGGCGTACGCCAGCCGGTACTCGCTCAGGATGTCGGCCCGCTCGGGGCCGGTCAGCGCGGACCAGGGCCGGTCTCCGGGGGTGGGACGCACGCCGTCCTCGAACTGGCGGACCAGCTCCTCGATCGGGCGGGCCCGGCCGGCGTCGGGGTCGTACCAGGAGTTGAAGATCTGCAGGAAGATCCACTGGGTCCAGCGGTAGTACTCCGGGTCGATGGTGGCGAAGGAACGGCGGCGGTCGTGGCCCAGGCCCAGCCGGCGCAGCTGCGCCTTCATGGTGACGATGTTCGCCTCGGTGGAGACCCGCGGGTGGGTACCGGTCTGTACGGCGTACTGCTCGGCGGGCAGGCCGAAGGCGTCGAAGCCCAGGGTGTGCAGGACGTTGTGGCCGGTCATCCGCTGGTGGCGGGCGAAGACGTCGGTGGCGATGTAGCCCAGCGGGTGGCCGACGTGCAGGCCCGCGCCCGAGGGGTACGGGAACATGTCCATGATGAACTTCTTGGGCCGGGCGACCAGGTCGGGCCGCTGGTCCAGCTCACCGCTGGGGTTGGCGGCGGCGAAGGTCTCGTGCTCGTCCCAGTGGTCCTGCCAGCGGCGCTCGATCTCCGCGGCCAGCTCGGCCGTGTAGCGGTGCGGCGCAGCCGTCTCGGCGGCCGGGGTGGTGTCGCTCATCGTCCTCGGTACTCCATCGATGTCGTGACGGCAGCGCCGCCGGTGGACCCACTGCGGAGACGTCCGGCGAGCAGGGCACGGCGGGGGCCGCGGACCTGACGGCGGAAACAAAAAAGCCCCTCGCGCAGGAGGGGTGCCGCACTGACGTGGTTCGTGGTCAGCG
Protein-coding regions in this window:
- the rpsT gene encoding 30S ribosomal protein S20, which encodes MANIKSQIKRNKTNEKARLRNKAVKSELKTAIRRTREAVAAGDAEKATAAARVAAQKLDKAVSKGVIHKNQAANKKSALAHSVTALQG
- the holA gene encoding DNA polymerase III subunit delta, whose amino-acid sequence is MARKTASDDPLAPLTLAVGQEDLLLDRAVREVVTAARAVDADTDVRDLAPEAVQPGTLAELTSPSLFAERKVIVVRNAQDLSADTVKDVKAYLAAPAEEITLVLLHAGGAKGKALLEAARKAGAREVACPKMTKPADRLAFVRGEFRTLGRSATPEATQALVDAIGSDLRELASACAQLTADVDGTIDVAVVARYYTGRAEATGFEVADLAVTGRTAEALERLRWALSVGQPLPGITFALASGVRAIGKLASAPRGANPGQLARDLGMPPWKIDRVRQQIRGWTADGVSVALRAVADADAAVKGGSADPAYALEKAVVTIARASRARS
- a CDS encoding peptidoglycan-binding protein encodes the protein MSTGPQKYPGADTAHWYQNTFSSDAMETNVVVWHSTEGTTLPDYDGGSTAPNLTAVPDFKAQKLVWYQHFDIDRSSRALVNLTGGVETNTLNVVQVEIVGTCDPGIHKKWGSTAHLYMADLPAWVIRDLADFARWAHDNHGVPLTSGVSWKAYSASYGADNGVRMSSSHWESFRGHCGHQHVPENLHGDPGAFPMAAILAKAGANAVAVPAGSAGAVKPKVSLKNVVAAAKADPPVRQGKTSHPADVKPVEAALRKLGYLGAAYATDGAYGTTTVAAYAAYQRNLGYSGKDADGIPGATSLKKLAAASGLFTVTA
- the cutA gene encoding divalent-cation tolerance protein CutA, which encodes MADYVTVLTTTDDPAKADTLATGAVEAKLAACAQIEGPITSVYRWQGALQKDQEWRILFKTTAERYPDLEAHLKAHHDYTTPEIIATPITHGSAAYLSWITTETTHP
- a CDS encoding ComEC/Rec2 family competence protein, whose amino-acid sequence is MKTAPPVTGPDRRARRPDPPPEEVRSSADGSPEQATPGPVVPERAAVHAAAASPLGASNPRQEGPPDLRLLAPALAAWGAAAVGPAPGTVGMVAAGGAVAGLVARRKPGLWPAVVAAVLCALVAAWVAALGRSDLTRGPVPALAREGSTAEVTLRVDGDPFETGEGPGAGAFPGRTRSVVVRGTVERVGAHRVRTPVVVLTAGSSARKWLALVPSSTVTATARFAPPGRKDDDVAAVLHPTGPPAVTAGPSGAQRVAVRLRAGLREAAAPLPKDARGLLPGLVIGDTSALDPALTAAFRTTDLSHLTAVSGANLTILLILLIGPPGRAIRAERRGLAASLGLPLRWTACAGVAVTLGFTLLCRPSPSVLRAAVCGLITLLAIGTGRRRSLLPALAAAVLVLVLYQPGLAKSYGFVLSVLATGSLLTLAPRWSAALRARGVPARLAEGLAAAAAAQAVCGPVIVLLTARLSLVGVPCNLLAEPAVGAATVLGFAALLATPVAPPAAHALAWLAGWPAQWIAAVARHGAALPGADIAWPGGRWGAALLALVTVAAVVSGKRLFHRPWTAVACALLLLLALLRPVPMPRLVARWPPGDWRFAMCDVGQGDALALAAGPGEAVVVDAGPDPAKADRCLRDLRVRRIPLLILTHFHADHVDGLPGVLHGRSVGAIETTVLDEPAGQYAQVRREAAAAGIPVVVAATGEERSIGPLAWRVLWPPPAADALPDDNPNDASVALLVHSAGLTLLLMGDLEPDTQQEVLTEEPALPRVDVLKVAHHGSAYQDPALLARAHPRLALISVGTDNPYGHPAARTITTLRALGALVLRTDRDGPIAVSGTTPSTLRTTLTGQKN
- a CDS encoding ComEA family DNA-binding protein, which produces MNTSTRLDTVRAPRKAEAAARLRERAGALFGGPPEEPAATDGPATETPAATESPTAARTLPTPDALITPDAPAGPPLPGGRLGQLRQWLFVRCGLEFRTVLALTVVLAVAGGLAFHHYWTGRPRTVQVPVAARLPTPAARPAPFPSPSASPSRVTVDIAGKVARPGLRQLPKGARVADALTAAGGPLPGTDTTSLNLARQVTDGEQILVGVTPPPAATSADSAAAPGGPGNPGTPVSLNSATAAQLDALPGVGPVLAQHILDYRTQHGGFTDPQQLRQIPGIGPRKYATLQPLVHP